One Methylocaldum marinum DNA window includes the following coding sequences:
- the pilW gene encoding type IV pilus biogenesis/stability protein PilW, producing the protein MKWRVLVGAVVCVTLAACGASKKSATRTNDPYGSLSQSDIYLRMGIQYMEAGNYDTALQDLIKATELDEGNSEAYNALAVLYQRLDQPADAERQFKKALSANSENFGVRNNYGRFLCEHGRHDEAMDQFRKVIASKAYHSPWVALTNAGICARSAGRKGEAEEYLRKALEYDPRFAPALIEMAELSRASGENLSARAFLERYHAVAAPNPRSLLVGVEAEAALGNFRAAKDYATTLRVKFSHTKEAMQAKRFLPVD; encoded by the coding sequence ATGAAGTGGCGTGTTCTGGTCGGTGCGGTAGTGTGCGTGACGCTCGCAGCCTGTGGAGCGTCGAAAAAGTCCGCTACGCGCACAAACGATCCCTACGGTTCGCTCAGTCAGTCCGACATCTATCTCCGGATGGGCATCCAGTATATGGAAGCCGGCAACTACGACACGGCCCTGCAGGACTTGATCAAGGCCACCGAACTCGATGAAGGGAACAGCGAGGCCTACAACGCGCTGGCGGTGCTATACCAACGCCTGGATCAGCCGGCCGATGCCGAGCGCCAGTTCAAGAAGGCCTTGTCGGCCAATTCCGAGAATTTCGGCGTCCGCAACAACTACGGCCGGTTTTTATGCGAGCACGGCCGGCATGATGAAGCCATGGACCAGTTCCGGAAGGTCATTGCTTCGAAGGCTTATCACTCGCCTTGGGTTGCGCTCACCAATGCCGGTATTTGCGCGCGCTCGGCGGGTCGAAAAGGGGAGGCCGAGGAGTATCTGCGCAAAGCACTGGAATACGACCCGCGCTTCGCTCCGGCACTGATCGAGATGGCGGAATTGAGCCGCGCGTCAGGTGAAAATCTGTCTGCCCGCGCTTTCCTGGAGCGCTATCATGCCGTGGCGGCACCGAATCCGAGGTCGCTACTGGTCGGCGTGGAGGCAGAAGCGGCACTGGGCAATTTCCGCGCGGCCAAAGATTATGCGACAACCCTTCGGGTGAAGTTTTCGCACACGAAGGAGGCCATGCAGGCGAAACGCTTCCTTCCGGTAGATTGA